Genomic segment of Arthrobacter antioxidans:
CTGGGCCTCGGGCTGGGCGGCATCTGGACGTACTACGCGTCCCGGTTCGCTTTGACCGGAGCAGTCCCGCCGGCAGGCCTGATCGTCCAGCCGGTCTCCGGCCTGCACCTGTCCTATGCCGCAGACCTCGTCCTGATGGTGCCGGCCTACCTCCTCGCAGCGGTGCAGCTGTGGCGGCAGCAACCCTGGGGTTACCTCCTGGGCGGAACCCTCCTGGTGTCCGGCACGCTGCAGCAGGTGGGCTACATGGCGCAGCTCGCCTTCCAGTCCCGGGCCGGCATCCAAGGTGCCACGGCCGCCGACCCCGGCGAGCCGCCCATCCTGGCTGCCTACGTCGTGGCCCTGGTGCTCCTGCTGGCAGGCTCCCGGGCCCCGGCTGCCATCGGGTCCGGGGACAGGACGGCGCCGAGCCGGCGTCGTCCCCGACCCGCGACATAGGGTCCCGGCGTCGCGGATCGTGCGGGAGACGAAAAAAGAGCCCCTATTTCTAGGGGCTCTTCCAGCGGAGACGGGGGGATTTGAACCCCCGGTAGGCTTTAGGCCCACACTTCATTAGCAGTGAAGCCCATTCGGCCGCTCTGGCACGTCTCCATCGGCTATCGCTAGCTTCCCAAGGTTACCCAGAAGGGGACGGCAAGAGCAAAACAGGCGCCCGGCCCCGGACGGGCCGGCGGCGGGGCGACCGGATGAGCTCCGACCACGTGCTGCCGCCGATCAGAGGGATCCCGTCAGGGCCCGCCACAGGAACTCGAAGCTCATCGCATGCATCCTCGCGGCCTGCCGGTTGTCCGCGGCACCCGCATGCCCGCCCTCGAGCGCCTCGTGGAACCAGACGTCCCGGGCGCCCAGGTCCTTCATCCGCGCGGCCATCTTGCGGGCCTGGACGGGTCCCACACGGTCGTCGCTCGTCGCCGTCCAGATCAGGGTCTTCGGGTAGGCCGTGTCCTCGCGCAGCAGGTGGTACGGCGAGAACGTCCGCACGTACTCCCACTCCTCGGGCTTGTCCGGGTCGCCGTACTCGGCGATCCACGAGTACCCCGCGGAGAGCTTCGTGTACCGGCGCATGTCCAGCAGCGGGACGCCGCAGGAGACGGCGCCGAACAGGTGCGGGTAGGTGGTGAGCATGTTGCCCACGAGCAGCCCGCCGTTGCTCCGCCCGGTGCAGCCCAGCAGTGACGGTGCCGTGACGCCCCGCCGCACCAGGTCCTCGGCGATCGCCGCGAAGTCCTCGTACGCGCGGTGCCGGTCGGCGTGCAGCGCTGCACGGTGCCACGCCGGACCGTACTCGCCGCCGCCGCGGATGTTCGCCAGCACGTACACACCGGCACGGCCGTCGTCGGTGACGCGTTCCAGCCAGCCGCGGCCGATCACGCCGCTGTAGGCGGGCGTCATGGAGTGCTCGAACCCGCCGTATCCGGAGAGCAGGGTGGGGTTGCCGCCGTCGAGCACCAGGTCCTTCGATGCGATCTGGAAGTACGGGACGCGCGTGCCGTCGCTGGAGACGGCGAAGTGCTGCTCGACCGCGAAGCGGTCCTCGTCGAAGTACGACGGCGACGACTTGACGGCGGTGTGGTTCCCGCCGATCGTCCCGCGGTACAGCGTCGAGGGGGTGAGGAAACCGGTGGCGATCAGCCAGTAGTCGTTACCGGCGTCCTCGTCCTCGTCCTCGTCGTCGACGGCGTAGGCGTCCACCGAGTGCAGCGGCGGGCAGGCGTCGAGGAGTTCCGCCGTCCAGCCCTGCGCGGGGTCGAGGATGCGGATCTCCGAGGAGACGTCGCGCAGCAGGTTCAGCAGCAGGTGGTCCCGGGTCCAGCTCCAGGACTGCAGGGACGTCGTGGCGTCCGGCGCGAACACTGTGGCGAAGGAGCGGCCACCGGCGAGGAACGCGTCGAAGCCGATGACGAGCAGCGATCCGGCGGTATGCGTGGTGCCGGCGACGGTCCAGTCGGTGCGGGGCCGCACGATCAGCCACTCGCGGTGCAGGGAGATGCTCGCGTCCTCCGGCACCTCGATCGGCAGCCACGAACCGTCGCGCCGGACGTAGGTGCGCCGCGTGTAGAAGTCGATCGTGTCGACGGCGACGTCGCGCACGAAGCCGGGCGTGGCGTCGTGCAGGACCATGGCCATCATGTGGTCCTCGTCCACGCCGAAGTACTCCTGGGCGTCGTCCAGGCCGGCGCCGCGCTGCAGGGTGCGGACGGTCCGCGGGTAGGAACTCGACGTCATCGAGCCCGGGCCGAAGTCGGTCCCGACATACAGGGTGTCCGGCCCCGCCCACGAGATGCGGCTCTTGGCCGCCGGGATGTCGAACCCACCGTCCACGAAGGCCAGGGTTCCGAGGTGGAACTCGCGGTACCGCGCGGCGTCGCCCCCGTCGGGGGAGAGCACCACGAGGACCCGCTCGTGGGGTTCGCCGCTGTCGGGGCGCAGGAAGAGCGCACCGCCCCAGACCCATTCCGTGCCCTCGGCGGCACTCAGGGCGTCGACGTCGAGCAGGAGCTCCCACTCCGGGGCGTCCGAGGGGTAGCTCTCCCAACTCGTGCGGCGCCAGATGCCCTGCCGATGCGCGGCGTCGCGCCAGAAGTTGTAGTAGAAATCGCCGTGCTTGCCCACCATGGGGATGCGGTCGGTGGAGTCGAGCACTTCGAGGATCCCGCGCTCGCGGACCCCGAAGTCAGGCGTCACGAGGGCGTCCTCCGTCAGGGCGTTCTCGCCGCGCACCCAGTCGAGCTGCCGCTCACCATAGATGTCCTCCAGCCAGAGGAAGGGGTCGTCCGTCATGGCCGGGTCATCCGTGTGCAGCGTCATGCGCCCATCCTATGCAGGGACGCGGAAGCCCCACCAAAGCCCGGGAGTCCGGCGGACCGGGACGGCGGCCGCGTTGGATACTCTTGACAGGTGGAGAACCAGGACGCACGGCAGGTGGCCGTCATCGGCGGCGGGCCCCGCGGCACCTCCGTGGTCGAGCGGCTGATCGCCCGGCATCGGGCGCTCGGAGGGTCGGCTCCCGCGCTCGTCATCCGCGTCGTCGAACCGCACGACCCCGGGCCGGGCCACGTCTGGCGGCCGGACCAGTCGCGGCTCTTCCTGATGAACACGCCCTGCCTGTACCCGACGGTGGTGCCGGTCGGCGCCCCGGCCGCGAGCATCGCCCCGGCACCCGTGGGGTTGTCCTTC
This window contains:
- a CDS encoding prolyl oligopeptidase family serine peptidase, translated to MTLHTDDPAMTDDPFLWLEDIYGERQLDWVRGENALTEDALVTPDFGVRERGILEVLDSTDRIPMVGKHGDFYYNFWRDAAHRQGIWRRTSWESYPSDAPEWELLLDVDALSAAEGTEWVWGGALFLRPDSGEPHERVLVVLSPDGGDAARYREFHLGTLAFVDGGFDIPAAKSRISWAGPDTLYVGTDFGPGSMTSSSYPRTVRTLQRGAGLDDAQEYFGVDEDHMMAMVLHDATPGFVRDVAVDTIDFYTRRTYVRRDGSWLPIEVPEDASISLHREWLIVRPRTDWTVAGTTHTAGSLLVIGFDAFLAGGRSFATVFAPDATTSLQSWSWTRDHLLLNLLRDVSSEIRILDPAQGWTAELLDACPPLHSVDAYAVDDEDEDEDAGNDYWLIATGFLTPSTLYRGTIGGNHTAVKSSPSYFDEDRFAVEQHFAVSSDGTRVPYFQIASKDLVLDGGNPTLLSGYGGFEHSMTPAYSGVIGRGWLERVTDDGRAGVYVLANIRGGGEYGPAWHRAALHADRHRAYEDFAAIAEDLVRRGVTAPSLLGCTGRSNGGLLVGNMLTTYPHLFGAVSCGVPLLDMRRYTKLSAGYSWIAEYGDPDKPEEWEYVRTFSPYHLLREDTAYPKTLIWTATSDDRVGPVQARKMAARMKDLGARDVWFHEALEGGHAGAADNRQAARMHAMSFEFLWRALTGSL